In the genome of Acaryochloris thomasi RCC1774, the window TCACGACCGGGTATCGCCTTAGCTGCTTTGCGCTCGTCTGCGACATCAAAAGGCAAGTGACCTCGACTGGCCCAGCTTATAGAGGTCCGATTCGGATCGCCATCAACAAGTAAGACGTTTCCATATTTAGACAGAAACGTTGCTAGATGAATGGCACTGGTGGATTTTCCCACCCCACCTTTGTATCCAGTAAAAGTGACAATCAGCATAAATCGTCTTTTCTGCCAAGAATGAAAGGCATCATAGCAGAAAGACTGAAAGGAAGGATAGCAGAAAGGATGAAAGGATGCTTTCTATAAAAGTGCTTCTATATATTAGGTTTCTTCAGATAGTCTTACCTGATGTTCTAGGATGAAAGGATTTTTAGCAGAAAGGATGATAGGACGCTTTCTGCCTTAGCAGGTATTATTGACTCATTTTCTGTGGAAAAATTGGTTATTATAGTTTCTATAGAAATCAAAGTATAATGAACGTCTAAAGCATCATGGCTGGTAAAACTATCTCTGCATACACTGACACCGATACTGCAGATCGCATTGAGTCTATTGCCAAGCGGGAAGATCGCCGTAAAGCTCAAATTGCGGGAATGGCCCTTAAGTTGTTTTCCGTTTTACCAGATGAAGCTCGCACTGCATGGCGAAAAATTGAGACCTTTGGCTCCCCCGCCGATATGGAACATGCCATTGCAGATATCACCAGGATTCTGCTCAACACCCAGCATGAGATCGCAACTCAACAGGTCGTCCAAGAGATCAACACTGAATCCTTACATGCCCTAGACACGGAAGACGATCTCTTAGCTACAGCAGTCGCACTCACTGAATAGCTTTACCGTGATCGATAGTCTGAACATCTGTGTTGATCTCAATATCTGGGTTGCGGCTTTGCTGGCAGAGGCCAAAGGGAGACAAGGCACAGCAAGTCAAAGCATTGTAGCGATTGTGCGCCAGGGTCGCTGTTTATCTCAGCCGGTACAGCTCATCATCTCTTGGGGAATGCTCAATCGGCTGCGTCAGGTACTGATCCAAAAGCTGCAGGTGTCTACTTCTAGTGCAGAGTTATATCTTGATACCATCACAGCCTATGCCCAGTTAGGAGCATTAGCCTCAAGCCCTCAACTCACTCTCGGTGGCACTGGCATTGTGCC includes:
- a CDS encoding PIN domain-containing protein, translating into MIDSLNICVDLNIWVAALLAEAKGRQGTASQSIVAIVRQGRCLSQPVQLIISWGMLNRLRQVLIQKLQVSTSSAELYLDTITAYAQLGALASSPQLTLGGTGIVPIQDIEDAHVLETAVAGKVQVLITANFKDFISKDTSVIVPQRHAIHSTPDRSFHIVHPYLFLEWIRKGSIPSTIENR